A DNA window from Pleurodeles waltl isolate 20211129_DDA chromosome 12, aPleWal1.hap1.20221129, whole genome shotgun sequence contains the following coding sequences:
- the LOC138267020 gene encoding transcription factor SPT20 homolog — MILCADLGVVRRERFSPEGTDFAALVLGQTHSSSGAVQLYPAATAPFTHSRTSEVHTQEQLQTSEVYTLEQLQTSEVYTQEQLQTSEVYTQEQLQTSEVYTLEQLQTSEVNTQKQLQTSQVNTQEQLQTSEVNTQEQLQTSEEQLQLSEVHTQEQLQTSEVNTQEQLQTSEVYTQEQLQTSEVNTQEKLQTSEVNTQEQLQTSEVYTQEQLQTSEVYTQEQLQTSEVNTQKQLQTSQVNTQEQLQTSEVNTQEQLQTSEVYTQEQLQTSKVYTQEQLQTSEVYTQEQLQLSEVHTQEQLQLSEVYTQEQLQTSEVYTQEQLQTSEVYTQEQLQTSEVHTQEKLQTSEVYTQEQVQTSEVYTQEKLQTSEEQLQLSEVHTQEQLQTSEVHTQEQLQTSEVHTQEQLQTSEVYTQEQLQLSEVHTQEQLQTSEVHTQEQLQTSEVHTQEQLQTSEVYTQEQLQTSEVYTQEQLQTSEVYTQEQLQTSEVYTQEQLQLSEVHTQEQLQLSEVHTQEQLQLSEVHTQEQLQTSEVHTQEQLQLSEVHTQEQLQLSEVHTQEQLQTSEVHTQEKLEPCELYTQGQLSCRPLKGAHRNSCSALKCTPRNSSTGVPHS; from the exons ATGATCCTCTGTGCGGACCTGGGAGTAGTTCGGCGAGAGCGCTTCAGTCCTGAAGGCACGGACTTTGCAGCTCTTGTGCTGGGGCAAACGCACAGCTCTTCCGGTGCAGTTCAGCTGTACCCCGCAGCCACCGCTCCCTTCACGCACAGCCGG ACCTCTGAAGTGCACACCCAGGAACAGCTGCAGACCTCTGAGGTGTACACCCTAGAACAGCTGCAGACCTCTGAAGTGTACACCCAGGAACAGCTGCAGACCTCTGAGGTGTACACCCAGGAACAGCTGCAGACCTCTGAGGTGTACACCCTAGAACAGCTTCAGACCTCTGAAGTGAACACCCAGAAACAGCTGCAGACCTCTCAAGTGAACACCCAGGAACAGCTGCAGACCTCTGAAGTGAACACCCAGGAACAGCTGCAGACCTCTGAA GAACAGCTGCAGCTCTCTGAAGTGCACACTCAGGAACAGCTGCAGACCTCTGAAGTGAACACCCAGGAACAGCTGCAGACCTCTGAGGTGTACACCCAGGAACAGCTGCAGACCTCTGAAGTGAACACCCAGGAAAAGCTGCAGACCTCTGAAGTGAACACCCAGGAACAGCTGCAGACCTCTGAGGTGTACACCCAGGAACAGCTGCAGACCTCTGAAGTGTACACCCAGGAACAGCTGCAGACCTCTGAAGTGAACACCCAGAAACAGCTGCAGACCTCTCAAGTGAACACCCAGGAACAGCTGCAGACCTCTGAAGTGAACACCCAGGAACAGTTGCAGACCTCTGAGGTGTACACTCAGGAGCAGCTGCAGACCTCTAAAGTGTACACCCAGGAACAGCTGCAGACCTCTGAAGTGTACACCCAGGAACAGCTGCAGCTCTCTGAAGTGCACACCCAGGAACAGCTGCAGCTCTCTGAAGTGTACACCCAGGAACAGCTGCAAACCTCTGAGGTGTACACCCAGGAACAGCTGCAGACCTCAGAGGTGTACACCCAGGAACAGCTGCAGACCTCTGAAGTGCACACCCAGGAAAAGCTGCAGACCTCTGAGGTGTACACCCAGGAACAGGTGCAGACCTCTGAGGTGTACACCCAGGAAAAGCTGCAGACCTCTGAG GAACAGCTGCAGCTCTCTGAAGTGCACACCCAGGAACAGCTGCAGACCTCTGAAGTACACACCCAGGAACAGTTGCAGACCTCTGAAGTGCACACCCAGGAACAGCTGCAGACCTCTGAAGTGTACACCCAGGAACAGCTGCAGCTCTCTGAAGTGCACACCCAGGAACAGCTGCAGACCTCTGAAGTACACACCCAGGAACAGTTGCAGACCTCTGAAGTGCACACCCAGGAACAGCTGCAGACCTCTGAGGTGTACACCCAGGAACAGCTGCAGACCTCTGAAGTGTACACCCAGGAACAGCTGCAGACCTCTGAGGTGTACACCCAGGAACAGCTGCAGACCTCTGAAGTGTACACCCAGGAACAGCTGCAGCTCTCTGAAGTGCACACCCAGGAACAGCTGCAGCTCTCTGAAGTGCACACCCAGGAACAGCTGCAGCTCTCTGAAGTGCACACCCAGGAACAGCTGCAGACCTCTGAAGTGCACACCCAGGAACAGCTGCAGCTCTCTGAAGTGCACACCCAGGAACAGCTGCAGCTCTCTGAAGTGCACACCCAGGAACAGCTGCAGACCTCTGAAGTGCACACCCAAGAAAAGCTGGAGCCCTGTGAACTGTACACCCAGGGACAGCTCAGCTGCAGACCTCTGAAGGGTGCACATAGGAACAGCTGCAGCGCTTTGAAGTGTACACCAAGGAACAGCTCTACCGGTGTACCTCACTCCTAA